The proteins below are encoded in one region of Streptomyces marianii:
- a CDS encoding sensor histidine kinase — MARGRLRIYLGAAPGVGKTYAMLSEAHRRVERGTDCVVGFVEHHDRPRTEGILHGLEQVPRAELEYRDAVFTEMDVDAVLARRPAVALVDELAHTNVPGSRNTKRWQDVEELLAAGIDVISTVNIQHLESLGDVVGSITGVLQRETVPDDVVRRADQIELVDMSPQALRRRMAHGNVYKPDKVDAALSDYFRPGNLTALRELALLWVADRVDEYLQQYRGEHDIRSTWQARERIVVGLTGGPEGRTLIRRAARLAEKGAGGVVLAVYIARSDGLTAASPKELAVQRTLVEHLGGTFHHVVGDDVPSALLEFARGVNATQIVLGSSRRKTWQYVLGPGVGATVTRESGPDLDVHIVTHEEAAKGRGLPVARGARLGRARIVAGWLAGVAGPAVLALLLTHTDADLGLANDMLLFLSLTVTAALLGGLLPALASAAFGSLLLNYFFAPPLHRFTISDPKNIVAIAVFFGVAVAVASVVDLAARRTQQAARLRAESEILSFLAGSVLRGETALDALLERVRETFGMESVALLERLSDVDPWTRAGSVGPRPVGRPEDADVDIPVGENMALALSGRVLPAEDRRVLGAFAAQAAVVLERQRLVHRAEEGRKLAEGNRIRTALLAAVSHDLRTPLAGIKAAVTSLRSDDVEWSEDDRAELLEGIEAGADRLDHLVGNLLDMSRLQTGTVTPLIRGIDLDEVVPMALVGVPEGSVELDIPETLPMVRMDKGLLERAVANIVENAVKYSPDGTPVAVSASAHGGRVEVRVVDRGRGVPDDAKDRIFEPFQRYGDAPRGAGVGLGLAVARGFVEAMDGTLSAEDTPGGGLTMVLTLQTAPGTAAAGTGTPATRVAG, encoded by the coding sequence ATGGCGCGCGGCAGGCTACGGATCTATCTCGGAGCCGCACCGGGCGTGGGCAAGACCTACGCGATGCTCTCCGAAGCGCACCGGCGCGTCGAGCGGGGCACGGACTGCGTCGTCGGCTTCGTGGAGCACCACGACCGGCCGCGGACCGAGGGCATCCTGCACGGTCTGGAGCAGGTCCCCCGCGCCGAGCTCGAGTACCGGGACGCCGTCTTCACCGAGATGGACGTGGACGCCGTCCTGGCCCGCCGGCCCGCCGTCGCCCTCGTGGACGAACTGGCCCACACCAACGTGCCCGGCTCGCGCAACACCAAGCGCTGGCAGGACGTCGAGGAACTCCTCGCCGCCGGTATCGACGTGATCTCGACCGTCAACATCCAGCACCTGGAGTCACTGGGCGACGTGGTCGGGTCGATAACCGGCGTGCTGCAGCGGGAGACCGTCCCCGACGACGTCGTCCGCCGCGCCGACCAGATCGAACTGGTCGACATGTCGCCCCAGGCCCTGCGCCGGCGGATGGCCCACGGCAACGTCTACAAGCCCGACAAGGTCGACGCGGCACTGTCCGACTACTTCCGCCCGGGCAACCTCACGGCCCTGCGCGAGCTCGCCTTGCTCTGGGTCGCCGACCGCGTCGACGAGTACCTCCAGCAGTACCGCGGTGAGCACGACATCCGCTCCACCTGGCAGGCCCGCGAGCGCATCGTCGTCGGCCTCACCGGGGGCCCCGAGGGACGCACCCTGATCCGGCGCGCCGCCCGCCTCGCGGAGAAGGGCGCGGGCGGGGTGGTGCTGGCCGTCTACATCGCCCGCAGCGACGGACTGACCGCCGCCTCGCCCAAGGAACTCGCCGTCCAGCGCACGCTCGTCGAGCACCTCGGCGGTACCTTCCACCACGTCGTCGGCGACGACGTCCCCTCCGCGCTGCTGGAGTTCGCCCGCGGGGTCAACGCCACCCAGATCGTACTCGGCTCCTCACGGCGCAAGACCTGGCAATACGTCCTCGGCCCCGGTGTGGGCGCCACCGTCACCCGGGAGTCGGGCCCCGACCTGGACGTCCACATCGTCACCCACGAGGAGGCCGCCAAGGGCCGCGGGCTGCCCGTGGCCCGGGGCGCCCGGCTCGGCCGCGCACGGATCGTCGCGGGCTGGCTGGCCGGCGTCGCCGGCCCGGCGGTGCTGGCGCTGCTGCTCACGCACACCGACGCGGACCTCGGGCTGGCCAACGACATGCTGCTGTTCCTGTCGCTGACGGTGACCGCGGCGCTGCTCGGCGGCCTGCTGCCGGCCCTCGCCTCCGCCGCCTTCGGCTCGCTGCTGCTGAACTACTTCTTCGCACCGCCCCTGCACCGGTTCACGATCTCGGACCCGAAGAACATCGTCGCCATCGCGGTCTTCTTCGGAGTCGCCGTCGCCGTCGCGTCGGTCGTCGACCTCGCCGCCCGGCGGACCCAGCAGGCGGCCCGGCTGCGCGCGGAATCCGAGATCCTGTCGTTCCTCGCGGGCAGCGTGCTGCGCGGTGAGACGGCCCTCGACGCCCTGCTGGAGCGGGTCCGTGAGACCTTCGGCATGGAGTCCGTGGCCCTGCTGGAACGCCTGAGCGACGTGGACCCGTGGACCCGCGCGGGCAGCGTCGGACCACGGCCCGTCGGCCGTCCCGAGGACGCCGATGTGGACATACCCGTCGGCGAGAACATGGCCCTGGCGCTGTCCGGCCGCGTCCTGCCCGCCGAGGACCGGCGCGTGCTCGGCGCCTTCGCCGCCCAGGCCGCCGTCGTCCTCGAGCGGCAGCGGCTCGTCCACCGGGCCGAGGAGGGCCGCAAGCTCGCCGAGGGCAACCGCATCCGCACCGCGCTGCTCGCCGCGGTCAGCCACGACCTGCGCACCCCGCTCGCAGGCATCAAGGCGGCCGTGACCTCGCTGCGTTCCGACGACGTCGAGTGGTCCGAGGACGACCGGGCCGAACTCCTCGAAGGCATCGAGGCCGGTGCCGACCGGCTGGACCACCTGGTCGGCAACCTGCTCGACATGTCCCGGCTCCAGACCGGCACCGTCACCCCGCTCATCCGCGGCATCGACCTCGACGAGGTCGTCCCCATGGCCCTCGTCGGTGTTCCGGAGGGCAGCGTCGAGCTGGACATCCCCGAGACCCTGCCGATGGTGCGCATGGACAAGGGCCTGCTGGAGCGGGCCGTCGCCAACATCGTCGAGAACGCCGTCAAGTACAGCCCCGACGGCACCCCCGTCGCCGTCTCCGCGAGCGCCCACGGCGGCCGGGTCGAGGTACGGGTCGTGGACCGCGGCCGCGGCGTCCCGGACGACGCCAAGGACCGCATCTTCGAGCCCTTCCAGCGCTACGGCGACGCGCCGCGCGGCGCCGGAGTCGGGCTCGGCCTCGCCGTGGCCCGGGGCTTCGTCGAGGCGATGGACGGCACACTGTCCGCGGAGGACACCCCCGGCGGCGGCCTGACGATGGTCCTCACCCTCCAGACGGCCCCCGGCACCGCCGCCGCGGGCACCGGGACCCCCGCCACCCGGGTCGCCGGCTGA
- a CDS encoding DUF3710 domain-containing protein: MFGRRKKSSPAGEAADVAGEAEQVVDELDTDDAAEHDEPRRVNLPPAPRPDGPWDVSEVSRPEEGRVDLGGLHVPGVEGMELRVEVAGDAIVAATIVLRDSAIQLQAFAAPKKEGIWGEVREEIASGITQQGGVIDEVEGPLGWELRAQVPVQLPDGTGGVQLVRFVGVDGPRWFLRGVISGQGAVQPQAAGLLEQIFRDTVVVRGEGPMAPRDPIVLKLPNDAQMVPEGVQQEEQETSRFSGGMGQLQRGPEITEVR; the protein is encoded by the coding sequence GTGTTCGGACGTCGCAAGAAGAGCAGTCCCGCTGGAGAAGCAGCGGACGTGGCGGGCGAGGCCGAGCAGGTCGTCGACGAGCTCGACACGGACGACGCGGCGGAGCACGACGAGCCCCGCCGGGTGAACCTTCCGCCAGCGCCGCGACCGGACGGCCCCTGGGACGTCTCCGAGGTCTCCCGGCCCGAGGAGGGCCGCGTGGACCTGGGCGGTCTCCACGTGCCCGGGGTCGAGGGCATGGAGCTGCGCGTGGAGGTCGCGGGGGACGCGATCGTCGCGGCCACCATCGTGCTGCGTGACAGCGCGATCCAGTTGCAGGCGTTCGCCGCCCCGAAGAAGGAAGGCATCTGGGGCGAGGTCCGGGAGGAGATCGCCTCCGGCATCACCCAGCAGGGCGGCGTCATCGACGAGGTCGAGGGCCCCTTGGGCTGGGAGCTCCGGGCCCAGGTCCCGGTCCAGCTGCCCGACGGTACCGGCGGCGTACAGCTGGTGCGCTTCGTCGGCGTGGACGGGCCGCGCTGGTTCCTGCGCGGAGTGATCTCCGGGCAGGGCGCCGTGCAGCCGCAGGCCGCGGGTCTGCTGGAGCAGATCTTCCGGGACACGGTCGTGGTCCGCGGCGAGGGGCCGATGGCCCCCCGCGACCCGATCGTCCTGAAGCTGCCGAACGACGCGCAGATGGTGCCCGAGGGCGTCCAGCAGGAAGAGCAGGAGACGTCCCGCTTCTCCGGAGGCATGGGACAGCTGCAGCGCGGTCCGGAGATCACCGAGGTGCGCTGA
- the dut gene encoding dUTP diphosphatase translates to MREPVDVLIRRVDPEVPIPRYGHPGDAGVDLVTTRAAELAPGERAVLPTGVSVALPDGYAAFVHPRSGLAARCGVALVNAPGTVDAGYRGEIKVIVVNLDPHESVRFERFDRIAQLVVQQVEKVRFHEVAELPGSARAEGGFGSTGGHAAVDGPGGSQGGNRYASVVSDREGQ, encoded by the coding sequence ATGCGCGAACCCGTCGACGTACTCATCCGGCGCGTGGACCCGGAGGTGCCGATTCCGCGATACGGACATCCGGGCGACGCGGGCGTCGATCTGGTGACCACCCGGGCCGCCGAGCTGGCGCCGGGGGAGCGCGCCGTGCTGCCGACCGGGGTGTCCGTCGCGCTCCCGGACGGGTACGCGGCCTTCGTGCATCCGCGCTCCGGCCTGGCGGCCCGCTGCGGAGTGGCGCTCGTGAATGCCCCGGGGACGGTGGATGCCGGGTACCGTGGGGAGATCAAGGTGATCGTGGTCAATCTGGACCCGCACGAGAGCGTGCGGTTCGAGAGGTTCGACCGGATTGCTCAACTGGTCGTCCAGCAGGTCGAGAAGGTGCGCTTCCACGAGGTGGCGGAGCTTCCCGGCTCGGCGCGGGCCGAGGGGGGCTTCGGGTCCACCGGCGGTCATGCCGCCGTGGACGGACCGGGCGGCTCACAGGGTGGGAATCGATACGCTTCGGTCGTATCCGACCGGGAAGGACAGTGA
- a CDS encoding PaaI family thioesterase — protein sequence MSTATTPPADAAAPVRHPDAPAPGELLGAHYEYCFGCGGGQPHGLHLEARAGEGVSLTAEFTVTAAHQGAPGLAHGGVLATALDETLGSLNWLLRVIAVTGRLETDFVRPVPVDTVLFLEAEVTAVAGRKIYSRATGRIGGPEGPVAVRAEALFIEVKVDHFIDNGRPEEIQAAMADPDQVRRARAFEVNP from the coding sequence GTGAGTACTGCAACGACCCCTCCCGCCGACGCCGCGGCGCCGGTACGGCACCCCGATGCGCCGGCCCCCGGCGAGCTCCTGGGCGCGCACTACGAGTACTGCTTCGGCTGCGGTGGCGGGCAGCCCCACGGGCTGCACCTGGAGGCGCGGGCCGGCGAGGGCGTCAGTCTCACCGCCGAGTTCACCGTGACCGCCGCCCACCAGGGAGCGCCGGGCCTCGCCCACGGAGGTGTCCTGGCCACCGCGCTCGACGAGACGCTCGGCTCGCTCAACTGGCTGCTGCGGGTGATCGCGGTGACCGGACGGCTGGAGACCGACTTCGTCCGTCCCGTTCCCGTGGACACGGTGCTGTTCCTGGAGGCCGAGGTCACCGCTGTCGCCGGCCGCAAGATCTACTCCCGGGCCACCGGCCGGATCGGCGGCCCCGAGGGCCCCGTCGCCGTCCGCGCCGAGGCCCTCTTCATCGAAGTCAAGGTCGACCACTTCATCGACAACGGCCGCCCGGAGGAGATCCAGGCGGCCATGGCCGACCCCGACCAGGTCAGGCGCGCCCGCGCCTTCGAGGTGAACCCCTGA
- a CDS encoding DUF3093 domain-containing protein yields the protein MQPSATPSGSPAAPRYDERLTVPRSWWLITALVAVSGGLVLLPLGTVPMLGGLIAAGALAAVGVSSYGSARIRVVADSLVAGDARIPVPALGEPEALEAEDARAWRSYKADPRAFMLLRSYVPTAVRVPVTDPEDPTPYLYLSTRDPKGLIAALEAVRER from the coding sequence ATGCAGCCCTCCGCCACGCCGTCCGGCTCCCCCGCGGCACCCCGCTACGACGAGCGTCTCACCGTCCCCCGATCCTGGTGGCTGATCACCGCTCTGGTGGCGGTCTCGGGCGGTCTGGTCCTGCTGCCGCTGGGGACGGTGCCGATGCTCGGCGGGCTGATCGCGGCGGGCGCGCTGGCGGCGGTCGGCGTGAGCTCGTACGGCTCCGCCCGAATCAGGGTGGTGGCGGACTCGCTGGTGGCGGGCGACGCCCGGATCCCCGTGCCGGCGCTCGGCGAGCCCGAGGCTCTGGAGGCCGAGGACGCCCGGGCCTGGCGTTCGTACAAGGCGGATCCGCGTGCCTTCATGCTGCTCCGCAGCTATGTGCCGACGGCGGTGCGGGTGCCGGTCACCGACCCGGAGGACCCGACGCCTTACCTGTACCTGTCCACGCGGGATCCGAAGGGCCTGATCGCCGCCCTCGAAGCCGTCAGGGAGCGCTGA
- a CDS encoding DUF4193 domain-containing protein yields MATDYDTPRKTDDDIDSDSLEELKARRNDKTTSTVDVDEFEAAEGLELPGADLSNEELAVRVLPKQADEFTCMSCFLVHHRSQLAREKNGQPICRDCD; encoded by the coding sequence ATGGCTACGGATTACGACACCCCACGCAAGACCGACGACGACATCGATTCCGACAGCCTCGAAGAGCTGAAGGCGCGCCGGAACGACAAGACGACCTCCACGGTCGACGTCGACGAGTTCGAGGCCGCAGAGGGCCTGGAGCTGCCCGGAGCGGACCTCTCGAACGAGGAGCTGGCCGTCCGGGTGCTGCCCAAGCAGGCGGACGAGTTCACCTGCATGAGCTGCTTCCTGGTCCACCACCGCAGCCAACTGGCCCGAGAGAAGAACGGCCAGCCGATCTGCCGCGACTGCGACTGA
- a CDS encoding sensor histidine kinase, translated as MATAPAPPTAPPKPTWDPREPVGPLLRPTIRIRLTLLYGGMFLIAGILLLSIIYLLTAQALHDGIRQSVEVGAPPGANVTITSPTCPRINDLIDNGQRNAALKLCIAEQRQQALDELLTRSLFALLGLSVIAFAFGYAMAGRVLSPLGKITRTARRVVGTDLSRRIELEGPDDELKELADTFDEMLERLERAFSAQQRFVANASHELRTPLAINRTLLEVHLSDPGAPPELQQLGKTLLATNERSEQLVEGLLLLARSENQIVERKPVDLAEVAGRAVDQTRAEAEAKGVEIRGERVPAVVQGNGVLLERIALNLVQNAVRYNLADGGWVEVTTEVQHGQAVLVVANTGPVVPAYEIDNIFEPFRRLHQERTGSDKGVGLGLSIARSVARAHGGRIIAEPREGGGLVMRVTLPL; from the coding sequence GTGGCGACGGCACCCGCGCCCCCCACGGCGCCCCCCAAGCCCACCTGGGACCCGAGAGAGCCCGTCGGGCCGCTGCTGCGTCCCACCATCCGGATAAGGCTCACCCTGCTGTACGGCGGGATGTTCCTGATCGCGGGCATCCTGCTGCTGTCGATCATCTATCTGCTGACGGCCCAGGCGCTGCACGACGGGATCCGCCAGTCCGTCGAGGTCGGCGCGCCGCCGGGCGCGAACGTCACGATCACCAGCCCCACGTGCCCCCGAATCAACGACCTGATCGACAACGGCCAGCGGAACGCTGCGCTGAAGCTGTGCATCGCCGAGCAGCGCCAGCAGGCCCTCGACGAACTCCTGACCCGCTCGCTCTTCGCGCTCCTCGGCCTCAGCGTGATCGCGTTCGCCTTCGGCTACGCCATGGCCGGTCGTGTCCTGTCCCCGCTCGGCAAGATCACCCGCACCGCCCGCCGGGTCGTCGGCACGGACCTCTCGCGGCGGATCGAGCTGGAGGGCCCGGACGACGAGCTGAAGGAGCTCGCGGACACCTTCGACGAAATGCTGGAGCGGTTGGAGAGGGCCTTCTCCGCACAGCAGCGGTTCGTCGCCAACGCCTCGCACGAGCTGCGCACGCCCCTGGCGATCAACCGGACCCTGCTGGAGGTGCACCTTTCCGACCCGGGTGCCCCTCCCGAGCTGCAGCAGCTCGGGAAGACCCTGCTCGCCACCAACGAACGGAGCGAGCAGCTCGTGGAGGGACTGCTGCTGCTCGCCCGCAGCGAGAACCAGATCGTGGAGCGCAAGCCCGTCGACCTGGCCGAGGTCGCCGGCCGCGCCGTGGACCAGACGAGGGCGGAGGCCGAGGCCAAGGGCGTCGAGATCCGCGGGGAGCGAGTCCCCGCGGTGGTCCAGGGCAACGGCGTGCTGCTGGAGCGGATCGCCCTGAATCTCGTGCAGAACGCGGTGCGGTACAACCTCGCGGACGGCGGCTGGGTCGAGGTCACCACCGAGGTCCAGCACGGCCAGGCGGTGCTGGTGGTGGCGAACACCGGGCCGGTGGTGCCCGCGTACGAGATCGACAACATCTTCGAGCCATTCCGGCGGCTCCACCAGGAGCGCACCGGCAGTGACAAGGGGGTCGGACTTGGCCTGTCGATCGCGCGATCCGTCGCGAGGGCCCACGGTGGCCGTATCATCGCGGAGCCGCGCGAGGGCGGCGGCCTCGTCATGCGCGTCACCCTGCCGCTCTGA
- a CDS encoding response regulator transcription factor → MRVLVVEDEQLLADAVATGLRREAMAVDVVYDGAAALERIGVNDYDVVVLDRDLPFVHGDDVCRKIVELGMPTRVLMLTASGDVSDRVEGLELGADDYLPKPFAFTELTARVRALGRRTTVPLPPVLERAGIKLDPNRREVFREGREIQLAPKEFAVLEVLMRSEGAVVSAEQLLEKAWDENTDPFTNVVRVTVMTLRRKLGEPPVIVTVPGSGYRI, encoded by the coding sequence GTGCGCGTACTCGTCGTCGAGGACGAGCAGCTGCTCGCCGATGCGGTGGCCACCGGACTGCGCCGGGAGGCCATGGCGGTCGACGTCGTGTACGACGGCGCCGCCGCCCTCGAACGCATCGGCGTCAACGACTACGACGTGGTCGTCCTCGACCGCGACCTCCCCTTCGTCCACGGCGACGACGTCTGCCGCAAGATCGTCGAACTCGGCATGCCCACGCGCGTCCTGATGCTGACCGCCTCCGGCGACGTCAGCGACCGCGTGGAGGGACTGGAGCTCGGGGCGGACGACTACCTGCCCAAGCCCTTCGCGTTCACCGAGCTCACCGCGCGTGTGCGCGCGCTGGGCCGGCGGACGACCGTGCCGCTGCCGCCCGTCCTGGAGCGTGCGGGGATCAAGCTCGACCCCAACCGGCGGGAGGTGTTCCGCGAGGGCCGGGAGATCCAGCTCGCCCCCAAGGAATTCGCCGTGCTGGAGGTTCTCATGCGCAGCGAGGGCGCGGTCGTCTCGGCCGAACAACTGCTCGAGAAGGCATGGGACGAGAACACGGACCCGTTCACCAACGTCGTCCGGGTCACCGTCATGACCCTGCGCCGCAAGCTCGGGGAGCCCCCGGTGATCGTCACCGTCCCGGGCTCCGGCTACCGGATCTGA
- a CDS encoding inositol monophosphatase family protein: MTDPLLDELLSLALEAARRAGELLRDGRPDDLAVAATKSSPIDVVTEMDIAAEKLITGFLTGARPDDGFLGEEGASTEGTSGVRWVVDPLDGTVNYLYGLPTWAVSIAAEWDGETVVGVVEVPMRGETYRAVRGGGAFCGDRPLRCRPAPPLDQALVSTGFNYVQSVRCHQAEVARQLIPCFRDIRRGGSAAVDLCDVAAGRLDGYYERGLHPWDLAAGDLVAREAGALTGSRPGEPPNRDLAVAASPGVFTPLQRLLDELGAWHD, translated from the coding sequence GTGACCGACCCTCTGCTCGACGAACTGCTGTCCCTCGCGCTGGAGGCCGCGCGCCGGGCGGGTGAGCTGCTGCGGGACGGCAGGCCCGACGACCTCGCCGTCGCCGCGACCAAGTCCAGCCCGATCGACGTCGTGACCGAGATGGACATCGCCGCCGAGAAGCTGATCACTGGCTTCCTCACCGGAGCCCGGCCGGACGACGGCTTCCTCGGCGAGGAGGGGGCCTCCACGGAGGGCACGAGCGGTGTCCGCTGGGTCGTGGACCCGCTCGACGGCACCGTGAACTACCTCTACGGCCTGCCGACGTGGGCCGTGTCCATCGCGGCCGAGTGGGACGGAGAGACCGTCGTCGGCGTCGTCGAGGTGCCGATGCGCGGTGAGACGTACCGGGCCGTGCGCGGGGGCGGCGCCTTCTGCGGCGACCGCCCGCTCCGGTGCCGGCCCGCACCGCCGCTGGACCAGGCACTGGTCTCGACGGGGTTCAACTACGTCCAGTCCGTGCGCTGTCACCAGGCGGAAGTGGCGCGACAGCTGATCCCGTGCTTCCGTGACATCCGGCGTGGCGGCTCGGCCGCGGTGGACCTCTGCGACGTGGCCGCCGGCCGTCTGGACGGCTACTACGAGCGGGGCCTGCACCCCTGGGACCTCGCGGCGGGCGACCTCGTCGCCCGTGAGGCGGGGGCCCTCACCGGGTCCCGCCCGGGGGAACCGCCGAACCGCGACCTGGCAGTCGCCGCGTCGCCCGGCGTCTTCACCCCGCTCCAGCGCCTGCTCGACGAGCTGGGCGCCTGGCACGACTGA
- a CDS encoding ferrochelatase, with product MAEPRDPAPYDALLLLSFGGPEGPDDVVPFLENVTRGRGIPRERLEEVGQHYFLFGGVSPINDQNRALLDALREDFAGADLDLPVYWGNRNWAPYLTDTLREMVLDGRRRVAVLATSAYASYSGCRQYRENLADALAALEAEGLPLPRVDKLRHYFNHPGFIAPMVEGVLASLADLPEDVRAGAHLAFTTHSIPDAAADSSGPVAEHGDGGAYVKQHLDVARVIVDAIRRETGTDHPWRLVYQSRSGAPHIPWLEPDICDHLEELHGDGVPAAVMVPIGFVSDHMEVLYDLDTEATAKAAELGFPVRRSATVGADPRFAAAVRDLLLERAATERGKVVERCALGALGPSHDLCPIGCCPARSERPAAAGADSPYA from the coding sequence ATGGCCGAACCGCGCGACCCCGCACCCTACGACGCCCTGCTGCTGCTCTCCTTCGGCGGTCCCGAGGGACCGGACGACGTGGTCCCGTTCCTGGAGAACGTGACGCGCGGCCGCGGCATCCCCAGGGAACGCCTCGAGGAAGTCGGTCAGCACTACTTCCTCTTCGGCGGGGTCAGTCCGATCAACGACCAGAACCGCGCGCTGCTGGACGCGCTCCGCGAGGACTTCGCCGGCGCCGACCTCGATCTGCCGGTCTACTGGGGAAACCGGAACTGGGCGCCGTACCTGACGGACACCCTCCGGGAGATGGTCCTCGACGGGCGCCGCCGGGTGGCCGTGCTCGCCACCAGCGCGTACGCCTCGTACTCGGGCTGCCGGCAGTACCGGGAGAACCTCGCGGACGCGCTCGCCGCGCTGGAGGCGGAGGGACTGCCGCTGCCGCGCGTCGACAAGCTGCGGCACTACTTCAACCACCCCGGTTTCATCGCCCCGATGGTGGAGGGCGTGCTCGCGTCACTCGCCGACCTGCCCGAGGACGTGCGGGCGGGCGCGCACCTGGCGTTCACCACCCACTCGATCCCGGACGCGGCCGCGGACAGCTCGGGTCCGGTCGCCGAGCACGGCGACGGCGGGGCGTACGTGAAGCAGCACCTCGACGTGGCGCGGGTGATCGTCGACGCCATCAGGAGGGAGACCGGCACCGACCACCCCTGGCGACTCGTGTACCAGTCGCGCAGCGGCGCCCCGCACATCCCCTGGCTGGAGCCGGACATCTGCGACCACCTGGAGGAGCTGCACGGCGACGGGGTCCCGGCGGCCGTGATGGTGCCGATCGGCTTCGTGTCGGACCACATGGAGGTCCTGTACGACCTGGACACGGAGGCCACGGCCAAGGCCGCGGAACTGGGGTTCCCGGTCCGTCGGTCGGCGACGGTCGGGGCGGACCCGCGTTTCGCGGCGGCGGTCCGCGACCTGCTCCTGGAGCGTGCGGCGACCGAGCGGGGGAAGGTGGTGGAGCGGTGCGCGCTCGGTGCGCTCGGTCCGTCCCACGACCTCTGCCCGATCGGATGCTGCCCCGCGAGGTCGGAGCGCCCCGCGGCGGCCGGCGCGGACAGCCCGTACGCCTAG
- a CDS encoding MFS transporter, protein MPSPYRAIFAAPGTLAFSAAGFFGRMPLSMMGVGIVAMVSQLTGRYSLAGWLSATLALSAAVLGPQVSRLVDRHGQSRVLRPALLISVAAVGGLLVCAQQGAPNWMLFAFTGCAGCIPAVGAMTRSRWAAIYHGSPRELHTAYAFESIVDEVCFIVGPIISIGLSTVWFPEAGPLLATAFLVVGVLWLTAQRATEPSPHPRTSDSGGSALRSPGLRVLVVTFVATGAIFGSIDVVTVAYAEEQGSKAAASLVLAVYALGSCLAGAVFGLLHLKGEPARRWVLGVCAMAVSMIPLQLAGNLVVLAVALFVAGLAIAPTMVTTMALVETHVPRTKLTEGMTWTGTGLAVGVSLGLSASGWVVDEYGAGAAYAVPAVAGALAVVVAFSGYRRLRRPVPTREGRDDEHIQDHDEERVA, encoded by the coding sequence TTGCCCAGTCCCTACCGCGCCATATTCGCGGCCCCCGGCACCCTGGCGTTCTCCGCCGCAGGCTTCTTCGGGCGCATGCCGCTGTCCATGATGGGCGTCGGCATCGTGGCCATGGTCTCCCAGCTGACGGGGCGCTACAGCCTCGCCGGCTGGCTCTCCGCGACCCTGGCGCTGTCGGCGGCCGTACTCGGCCCCCAGGTCTCCCGGCTGGTCGACCGGCACGGGCAGAGCAGGGTGCTGCGCCCCGCCCTGCTGATCTCGGTCGCCGCGGTGGGGGGACTTCTCGTCTGCGCCCAGCAAGGGGCGCCGAACTGGATGCTGTTCGCTTTCACCGGCTGTGCCGGCTGCATTCCGGCCGTCGGCGCGATGACGCGGTCCCGCTGGGCGGCGATCTACCACGGTTCGCCCCGCGAACTGCACACCGCGTACGCCTTCGAGTCGATCGTCGACGAGGTGTGCTTCATCGTCGGCCCGATCATCTCCATCGGGCTGTCCACGGTCTGGTTCCCCGAGGCGGGCCCGCTGCTGGCCACCGCCTTCCTGGTGGTCGGCGTGCTCTGGCTCACGGCGCAGCGCGCGACCGAGCCCTCGCCGCACCCGCGCACGTCCGACAGCGGCGGTTCCGCGCTGCGCTCCCCCGGCCTGCGGGTGCTGGTCGTGACCTTCGTCGCGACGGGCGCCATCTTCGGCTCGATCGACGTGGTGACGGTGGCCTACGCCGAGGAGCAGGGCAGCAAGGCCGCGGCCAGCCTGGTCCTGGCGGTCTACGCGCTGGGCTCCTGCCTCGCCGGAGCGGTCTTCGGACTGCTGCACCTGAAGGGCGAGCCGGCCCGCAGGTGGGTACTGGGCGTGTGCGCGATGGCCGTGAGTATGATCCCCCTCCAACTGGCCGGGAACTTGGTGGTCCTGGCCGTGGCGCTCTTTGTCGCGGGCCTGGCCATCGCGCCCACCATGGTGACGACCATGGCCCTCGTCGAAACGCACGTACCGCGCACCAAGCTGACCGAGGGCATGACCTGGACCGGTACCGGGCTCGCGGTCGGCGTCTCGCTCGGCTTGTCGGCCTCCGGATGGGTGGTGGACGAGTACGGGGCCGGTGCCGCGTACGCGGTGCCCGCGGTGGCGGGAGCGCTCGCGGTCGTGGTCGCGTTCTCGGGGTACCGCCGGCTGCGCAGGCCGGTGCCGACGCGGGAGGGGCGGGATGACGAGCACATCCAGGACCATGACGAGGAACGCGTGGCGTAA